TTAACGCCGGTAAAGCAGCGATTCGGCACCTTCCGGATGGTTGGACCATCACCACCAAGGACGGTAGTTTGTCGGCGCAATGGGAACATACCGTTCTGGTGACCGGTGACGGTTACGAAGTGCTGACCGTATCGGCAGGTTCTCCTCCCAAACCGGTTTACCGCTTCGGCAGCTAAGCAGTTAAATTCTCTCTTTATCCTGGATTGTTTACTATGACACGAAGTCATCATCGTACCGCTGCGCAAATCCGCCCGGTCAAAATCACCCGCCGTTACATCAAGCACGCCGATGGTTCCGTGTTGATCGAATGCGGCGACACCAAAGTTATCTGCACTGCCAGCATCAGCGAACAGATTCCGCCGTTCCTGAAAGGTCAGGGGCAGGGTTGGCTGACTGCGGAATACGGCATGCTGCCGGGTTCGACGCATAGCCGCATGCAGCGCGAGGCGGCCAAAGGCAAACAAACCGGGCGCACCATGGAAATCCAGCGTCTCATCGGACGTGCTTTGCGCGCTGCGGTGGATCTGAAAAAACTGGGCGAGCGCACCATCCAAATCGATTGCGATGTTATTCAAGCCGATGGCGGTACCCGTACCGCCAGCATCACCGGTGCTTTTGTCGCACTGCACGATGCGATCCAGAAACTACTCGATCAGAAACTCATCGAAGCCACGCCGATCATCGATCATGTCGCGGCCATTTCGGTCGGTATTTTTGAAGGCACGCCGGTTCTGGATTTGGATTACGTGGAAGATTCCGCCTGCGATACCGACATGAACGTCGTCATGACTGGTAGATTGCATCTCATCGAAGTGCAGGGAACCGCCGAAGGCAATGCCTTTAGCCGCACCGAACTGAACACCATGCTCGACATGGCGCAACACGGCATCGAAGAATTGATCGCCATCCAGCGCAATGTACTGACGCAGCCATGAGTACGCTGAAAAAACTGGTTATCGCCAGCAATAACAAAGGCAAGCTGCGCGAAATCGGCGAATTATTGGCGCCGCTGGCCATCGACGTTGCGCCACAATCCGAATTCAACATCAGCGAAGCCGACGAACCGCACATTACATTTGTCGAAAATGCGCTCGCCAAAGCCCGCCACGCCAGCCGCTGCTCCGGTTTGCCTGTTCTTGCGGATGACTCCGGTATCTGCGTCAGCGCGCTGGGCGGTGCTCCCGGTGTGAATTCCGCCCGCTACGCCGGAGAACCCAAATCCGACGAGCGCAACAATCTCAAATTGATCGAATCACTGAAAAATCAAACCGACCGGCGCGCTTATTACTACTGTGTGATTGTGCTAGTGCGCCATGCCGACGACCCGCAACCACTCATCGTCGACGGCTCGTGGTACGGTGAAATCATCGATCAACCGCGCGGCAGCGGCGGCTTTGGCTACGACCCCTACTTTTTCCTGCCCGCATTCGGTAAAACCTCCGCCGAATTAACCGCCGAACAGAAAAATCAAATCAGCCACCGTGGCCAGGCATTAGCGAAGTTGGTGGAAATTCTACAAGCTGGGAAGTTTTAAACCGTCACTGCCAAATGCTTTGACGTGAGTGCGAGCACAAAAAATGCTCGATCTCATGGATTCTTCATTCAAACACCGATGATGCCGCCATCATCACTCAAATCAATACGATGCGCAGCCGGATCGTGTGGCAATCCCGGCATCGTGACGATGTCGCCGGTCATCACCAGCAAATAGCCAGCTCCTGCGGCGATGCGCACCGATTCCACCGGCAGAGGAAATGCCTCTGGATGGCCTACTTTGGCGGGATCGCTGCTAAGCGACAGATGGGTTTTGGCGATACACACTGGTAACCGGTCGTAACCCAATGCGCGGATTCGTTCGAGGTCTTGCTTCGCTGCCCGGCTGAACTCGACTTCGCTGGCGCCATAGATGGTGCTGGCAACAGCCGCAATCTTGTCTTCGGGTGAATCATTCAGATCGTATAAGTAGCGCACGGGTGGCTGCGGCCGGTTGGTCATCGCGACCACTGCATGCGCTAACACTTCAGCTCCAGCGCCTCCATCGGTGAAACCGGTGAAAATGGCAATGCTCAATCCAAGCTTAGCGCAGTACTGTTCGATAAGGCTTAGTTCGTTTCCGGTATCGCCAATGAAACGATTGATGGCGATGACCGGCTCAAAGCCGAAAGCCCGCACGCTGTGCACGTGATGTTCCAAATGCGCCAAGCCGCGCTCGATTTCTTCGATACTGCCGGGGCGGGAAGGATCGCCGCCGCCGTGCACCCGCAGCGCTCGCGCGGTGACGACCAGCACCACCGCGCTCGGCCATAATTCGGCACTGCGGCATTTCAGATCGAAAAATTTCTCCGCGCCCAGATCAAAGCCGAAACCCGCTTCCGTCACCACCCAATCGGCACAAGCAGCCGCCGCCTTGGTGGCGATTACGCTGTTGCAGCCGTGTGCGATATTGCCGAAAGGGCCGCCGTGCACGAAAGCCGGTACGCCTTCGGTGGTTTGCACCAGATTCGGCAGTATCGCATCGTGCAGCAAAGCCGCCATCGCCCCCGTCGCCTGGAGGCTTTGCGCCGTGACCGGATTACCGGAACGGTCGAACCCAACCAGAATACGCCCCAAGCGCGCTTTGAGATCGGCGAGATCTTCGGCCAGACACAGAATGGCCATGACTTCGGAAGCCGCGGTAATGTCGAACCCGGTTTCGCGCGGCACGCCGTTGAGCCGCCCACCCAATCCGATCACCGCCTGCCGCAGCGAACGGTCGTTCATATCCAGCACGCGGCGCCAGAATACCTGGCGATGCTCGAGATCCAATCCGCTACGGAAATGCACGGCGTTATCGAGCAGGGCGGCGAGCAGATTGTGCGCCGCACCGACGGCATGCATATCGCCGGTGAAATGCATGTTGATGCGCGTCGACGGTTCAAGCTGACAACGCCCGCCACCGGTACCTCCGCCTTTAATGCCGAAAATAGGCCCCAAAGACGGCTCGCGCAACGCCAGCGCAACGCGCTGCCCGATGCGCGCCAGACCCTGTGCCAAGCCGATTGAAACCGTCGTTTTTCCTTCGCCCATACGCGTCGGATTGATCGCCGAAACCAAAATGATTTTACCTTTCGGTTGCGTGCCTTTTTCCGGCAAAGCACTCAATCCCAGTTTCGCCATATGCTCACCGAACAGCATGAGGTTATCCGGTTGCAGGTCAAGCTTTGCGGCGATATCGACGATGGGGCGCATGTTGAAAATCCGGGATCAAGGGACTGAAAAAGAGGTCGGCGGTATAAGTGGAGATTTTAGGTGATGGGAATCAAACTGAAAGTAGTTCTATGTTCTTCATGCTGATGCGTGCTCGGCTACCGATTTACAGCTGCTCGTAATGCCCGCCAATGGCGAAAATATACACATACTTGTCGTCAAATTTGTAGATCACACGATCTTTTTGGCTAAGCCTACGCGACCAAAAGCCTGTTAAGTTATGACGCAACATTTCCGGTTTGCCGATACCCGCCGCCGGATCATCGCGCAACATTTCTTTCAGGATGTTGCAAAGCGATTTATGCAGGCGCGGGTCACGTGTTTTCAGTGTTTCGTATACTTCCCACGTATTACCTTCAAACACCAAGGATCTTTTGGGTTTCTTCATCCGAGGGTGTGTATCCCGATTTTGTGGCGTGGGTTTGTGTCGAAGCCAGAATTTGTTGCATTAGATGGGAATTTTGAAGCACAAAAAGCGTTTCTTGATCACGCACCCAATCCTCGGCGCTGATGACCACAAAATCCTCACCGCTCCGACGGGTAATTTTAACCGGTTGATGTTCGCTGATAACCTTCTCAACGATATTTTTCAGGTTGTCGCGAAATTTATTGACGCTGATATTATCCATTTTGATTTCCGTACAATATAACTGTGCATTCAATTAACAATGGCAACAGTAACATAGTCATTGCATTGGGAACAAATCGTAGTTATGTAATTTTTGAAAGTATCAATTCAAACTGTTCACGATGATACCTTGATAAGGTCGCAGGCATTAGATTTTTGCAAAATCTTTGTATAGCAATTTGTAGCACTTGATTTATTTGAGTGTGTCGATTGTAAGGTTTGATCCCACCGATGCAGTTATTTATAATCCGAGTGATAAAAAATTAGACATCAAAGTGTTTGGCGACATAATCTTGCGGAGGCTATCTGTAATTGCCTAATTTCATGAGCAATGCGATTTGGCCACTTGGAACCA
The DNA window shown above is from Nitrosomonas sp. Is35 and carries:
- the rdgB gene encoding RdgB/HAM1 family non-canonical purine NTP pyrophosphatase, whose translation is MSTLKKLVIASNNKGKLREIGELLAPLAIDVAPQSEFNISEADEPHITFVENALAKARHASRCSGLPVLADDSGICVSALGGAPGVNSARYAGEPKSDERNNLKLIESLKNQTDRRAYYYCVIVLVRHADDPQPLIVDGSWYGEIIDQPRGSGGFGYDPYFFLPAFGKTSAELTAEQKNQISHRGQALAKLVEILQAGKF
- a CDS encoding type II toxin-antitoxin system Phd/YefM family antitoxin, with amino-acid sequence MDNISVNKFRDNLKNIVEKVISEHQPVKITRRSGEDFVVISAEDWVRDQETLFVLQNSHLMQQILASTQTHATKSGYTPSDEETQKILGV
- the rph gene encoding ribonuclease PH, producing the protein MTRSHHRTAAQIRPVKITRRYIKHADGSVLIECGDTKVICTASISEQIPPFLKGQGQGWLTAEYGMLPGSTHSRMQREAAKGKQTGRTMEIQRLIGRALRAAVDLKKLGERTIQIDCDVIQADGGTRTASITGAFVALHDAIQKLLDQKLIEATPIIDHVAAISVGIFEGTPVLDLDYVEDSACDTDMNVVMTGRLHLIEVQGTAEGNAFSRTELNTMLDMAQHGIEELIAIQRNVLTQP
- a CDS encoding Txe/YoeB family addiction module toxin, with amino-acid sequence MFEGNTWEVYETLKTRDPRLHKSLCNILKEMLRDDPAAGIGKPEMLRHNLTGFWSRRLSQKDRVIYKFDDKYVYIFAIGGHYEQL
- a CDS encoding formate--tetrahydrofolate ligase; amino-acid sequence: MRPIVDIAAKLDLQPDNLMLFGEHMAKLGLSALPEKGTQPKGKIILVSAINPTRMGEGKTTVSIGLAQGLARIGQRVALALREPSLGPIFGIKGGGTGGGRCQLEPSTRINMHFTGDMHAVGAAHNLLAALLDNAVHFRSGLDLEHRQVFWRRVLDMNDRSLRQAVIGLGGRLNGVPRETGFDITAASEVMAILCLAEDLADLKARLGRILVGFDRSGNPVTAQSLQATGAMAALLHDAILPNLVQTTEGVPAFVHGGPFGNIAHGCNSVIATKAAAACADWVVTEAGFGFDLGAEKFFDLKCRSAELWPSAVVLVVTARALRVHGGGDPSRPGSIEEIERGLAHLEHHVHSVRAFGFEPVIAINRFIGDTGNELSLIEQYCAKLGLSIAIFTGFTDGGAGAEVLAHAVVAMTNRPQPPVRYLYDLNDSPEDKIAAVASTIYGASEVEFSRAAKQDLERIRALGYDRLPVCIAKTHLSLSSDPAKVGHPEAFPLPVESVRIAAGAGYLLVMTGDIVTMPGLPHDPAAHRIDLSDDGGIIGV